One stretch of Streptomyces sp. R21 DNA includes these proteins:
- a CDS encoding aromatase/cyclase, giving the protein MPETRVHRAVSEVIASAPAGVLYGLIADTTQWPLFFAPCVHVEQLEFDGTRERLRMWATAGGRIVSWVSSRRLDVGRRRVEFTKDLPDAPVESMSGVWTVQPLGDRCRVTLEHTFTVAGEDPADIAYVTEATHANSRSQLDSLAWMAERWTRLDDLTVSFEDSVHVKAPAELIFDFLYRAEDWPVQLPHVHSLDVTEQTAGVQVMRMNSQRADGTAHTTESVRICFPSAGRIVYKQTRTDPLLAAHTGEWSLEPDESGVNLRARHHVMLAEEGIEPLLGAGTGLPQAASHVRERLGRAGLLVLQHATRHAAGAVRVL; this is encoded by the coding sequence ATGCCGGAAACGCGAGTGCACCGAGCGGTCAGTGAGGTCATCGCGTCGGCCCCGGCCGGCGTGCTGTACGGACTGATCGCCGACACCACCCAGTGGCCGCTGTTCTTTGCGCCCTGCGTCCACGTGGAGCAGCTGGAGTTCGACGGCACCCGGGAGCGGCTGCGGATGTGGGCCACCGCGGGCGGCCGCATCGTCTCCTGGGTCTCCAGCCGCCGCCTGGACGTCGGCCGGCGCCGCGTGGAGTTCACCAAGGACCTGCCCGACGCGCCGGTGGAGTCGATGAGCGGCGTATGGACCGTGCAGCCGCTCGGCGACCGCTGCCGGGTCACCCTGGAGCACACCTTCACCGTCGCCGGCGAGGACCCCGCCGACATCGCCTACGTCACCGAGGCCACCCACGCCAACAGCCGCTCCCAGCTCGACAGCCTGGCCTGGATGGCCGAACGCTGGACGCGCCTGGACGACCTCACCGTGTCCTTCGAGGACAGCGTGCACGTCAAGGCACCCGCCGAGCTGATCTTCGACTTCCTCTACCGGGCCGAGGACTGGCCGGTGCAGCTCCCGCACGTGCACAGCCTCGATGTGACCGAGCAGACCGCCGGCGTCCAGGTCATGCGCATGAACAGCCAGAGGGCCGACGGCACCGCGCACACCACCGAGTCGGTACGGATCTGCTTCCCCAGCGCCGGCCGGATCGTCTACAAGCAGACCCGCACCGACCCGCTGCTGGCCGCGCACACCGGCGAATGGTCCCTGGAACCCGACGAGTCGGGCGTCAACCTGCGCGCCCGCCACCACGTGATGCTCGCCGAGGAGGGCATCGAACCCCTGCTGGGCGCCGGCACCGGCCTGCCGCAGGCCGCCTCCCACGTGCGCGAGCGGCTCGGCCGGGCCGGACTGCTCGTGCTGCAGCACGCCACCCGGCACGCCGCGGGCGCGGTGCGTGTCCTGTGA